DNA from Lentilitoribacter sp. Alg239-R112:
CAAATGTTACACCAATTGCGATAGGATATAGCGCAAATTGAAAGAAATCGGCGCCAAGATCTCCACCTGTCGCAAAGCCAAGACCTGCGCCAGGGAAACCTGCACCATTTGATAGAAAATTGTTAATGAGGTAAACGAGCATAATTGCCAGATTTGTCCACCCAAAAAGGCGAATAAGCATTGAAGCTCTATCAGACATTACAAATGAAGTATTGTTCACCGCATCATTGCCCGCCGACGCACTGCCTTCAGGCGTTGCCGCTTGATCAACCATTATGGGTCCCCTGATTCGTCATATGCATTTCTCATGCATAAAAGGGTGAGGCAGATATCCGCCTCACCAAAGGTTACGTTAAAACCTTGATTCTACTGATTAAGAACAGCATTACGTTTTTGAACGTAAGCCATATCAGATAGGGATGTCCAAGCACCAAGCTCGTCACGTTTTTCAACCACTGCATCGTAAATTTTTGCAGATAGTGGAGAATGATCGCGTGCTTCTTCAATAACTTCCTGAGCGGCCTCACCAAAGGCCTCATAGACGTCATCGTTGAATTCACGAAGCTGGACACCATGATCGTTGATCAAGCGGTTGAGATATGCACCATTATTGGCATTTGTTTCTGCCATTGTGCGCGCGTTCTCTTCGTTACATGCTGCTTCAATGATAGCTTGATCATTTTTAGACAGGCCAGCCCACCAAGACGCATTCATACCAAGCGCAAGCTGAGCACCTGGTTCGTGCATACCAGGCCAGTAATAATATTTAGCCGCTTCGTAGAACTTCATGAAGTAATCGTTGAATGGACCAACCCACTCAGTCGCGTCAATCGCACCTGAAACAAGGTTTTCATAAATCTGACCACCTGGAAGTGAAACAGGAGACGCGCCCAATTTAGACATAACGTCGCCACCAAGACCAGGAATACGCATTTTAAGACCTTTAAGGTCGTCCGGTGAGTTGATTTCTTTATTGAACCAACCGCCCATTTGAACGCCAGTATTACCCATAGCAAAGTTTTTAAGGCCAAATTCGCCTGCCAACTCATCCCAAAGCTCTTGACCACCAGCATATTTAATCCATGCATCGATCTCTGTGTAAGTCATGCCGAACGGAATAGCAGTAAACGGAGCCCAACCTGGGTGCTTACCTTTCCAGTAGTAATCAGCGCCAATATACGCTTGCGCATTACCGGACGCGACTTCATCGAACGAATCAAACGCGCCAACGCGCTCACCGGCAGCAAAGTACTGTGTATCAATACGACCATCAGTCAGTTCGGAAATGCGTGCGGCTAGACGCTGAGCTGGAAGCCCAAGACCAGGGAAATCCCGTGGCCAAGTTGATACGATAACCATTTCGGTTTTGCCTTGCGCAACAGCAGGTGCGGCAAGAGTTGTAGCGGCACCAGCAAGTGCTGCGCCTTTTAGAAATTTACGACGTTCCATTAGGTCCTCCCAAGAACATAAAAAACCAGAGCACCGTTTTGATACCCTGTCTCACTCCTTACAAATGTAAGAAATAAAGAACAACACGTGTTACTACCGCTTCACATCGGTAGAACTACGGATTTTTTGGAAATTTGTTATAGTTATGCCAATGTAACTTGATAAAATGCGTTCATATTTTGGAATGGGTTATGAATTTTAAAACAAAACTTCTTGTCATCACCGTATTGCCAACAATCTTAATTGCATTAGCCTCAACCTATATTATCGATGTTCTGGCATCCCGTCTGGCGCAATCACAGGCCAAAGCCATTGAAGAGTTTTATCTAGAGCAAAAACAAGCGGAACTTCTAAATTATGTCGCATTGGCAAAAAATGCTCTTACTCCTAGTTACGGCTCCTATCTCAAGTCGGAACGCAAGGCCCAATATGAAGCACGCCGAATTGTTCGCAAGATGACTTTTGGTGAAGATAATTATTTCTACATTTATGATGGAAATGGAACCAATATTGTCAACCCGCGGCATACCCACCTCATCGGCAGCAATTGGATAGGTTTGCGCGATGAAAATGGCAAAACCGTAATCAAGGACCTCATAGCACGTGCCAAAACGGGCGATGCCTATACCTACACATGGAAGAAACCTTCCAGCGGTGAATATGTCGATAAACTCGGATTCTCAGTCTATCTACCCAAATGGGACTGGATGTTGGGCACCGGTATTTATCTTGATGATGTATCTGATCAAATTAGGAAAATCCAAGATCAAACGGAAATTAGAATCGGAGAAACGCGACTTATTATCTTATTACTCGCACTCGGCTCACTTATCTTGACAGCGATTATTTTGACTCTGGCCAGAGTTAGTGAACAACGCTTTGCCGATGAACGATTACGATTACTAACAGCTAGAATTGTCGACGTGCAGGAAGAAGAACGAAAACGGGTGGCACATGAGTTACATGATGGTATCAGCCAGTTACTTGTTTCAGCACGATACGGACTTGAAGCCGCTGTATCAAAAGCAAAAAGCGTTGGTGTGCGCGAACCACTCGATAAGTCTATTCAGACAATCGACGATACAATCAACGAAGTTCGCCGAATCTCGATGGCGCTTCGACCTTCCGTTCTTGATGATATGGGCCTTGTTTCAGCCGTTAAAAGTTTGGGTGCAGAATATTCCAAACAGACAGGCATTTCAGTCCATGTGAATGCAAAACAACCTAAGAAACTAATAACCGATGAAACACGTATTGCCGTTTATCGGGTCATCCAAGAGGCCTTAACCAATGCCGATCGTCATTCAAAAGCGACCGAAATAAACATCTCCTTGAAGCGAGAACGTTCAAGATTCTTGTTATTGCTTGAAGATAATGGTGTCGGAATTAGCCACCACACCAAATGGCCTCCAACAGGTTCTGGCCTCGGCATACGCAATATGCAAGAACGAATTGACGCCATAGGGGGCACAATAAATTTCAAAAATGCCACTCCCAGCGGCCTGATCATTGAAATAGGGATTCCAATTGATAAGAAGTTGGAGCAAACGGAAAAGTGATGTATGGTGACGGCACTATTGTTGTGGGGAGCGAACATAGTATTTCAATGAACTCTCAGAAAATCAGACTCATTATTGCTGACGATCACGACCTTGTTCGTGAGGGTATTCATTCGCGGCTTGTGAACGAGGCAAATATCGATCTTGTTGGTGAGGCCAAGAACGGGCGCGAAGCCGTTGAATTGTGCGGACTATATGAACCTGATCTGTTACTTCTGGATATTTCTATGCCCGAGCTTAACGGGCTAGAAGCAGCTAAAATCATCCGACAAGACATGCCCGACATAAAGATCTTGTTCCTCTCCGTCTACGACAATGAAGAATACGTGCAAGAGGCATTACGCATTGGTGCAAATGGCTTCGTGCTCAAAGATGCATCTAAAGCGGAAATGCTCAACGCGATTGCGATGGCGTCAGAAGGTGCGACATATCTTGGACCAAAGCTTAGCAAATCACTATCACAAAGCATGAATGGCAACGCAAATGGGCGATCTGGTCAGTCTGACTACGGGCTTACCAACAGAGAAAAACAGGTCTTATCTGCGATATCGAAAGGCATGCCCAATAAACAAATTGCAGATAGTATGAAAATTTCGGTACGAACAGTTGAAAGCCATCGCATGTCAATCCGAGAAAAAACAGGTGGCGGAAATGCTGTCATGCTTACAAAGATAGCAATCGAATTGGGCCTCTAGATTTTAATTACATGCGCGCGAGGCTGAGCTAATGATGCGCGCTCGACTATGCGTGTCTCAAGTTTGATATTTTCAAAACCAGCATCATTGGAAATTTGTCTTATTAGCGACTTAGCTGCATCTGCACCCATTCTTCGGTGAGGAACACGAACGGTTGTTAAATGAGGCTCAACAACAGATGCAAGCTGGATATCGTCAAATCCAGTAATGGATATATCTTCTGGCACACGCAGACCCAACGCCTTTGCAGCTAAGACTGACGCAGCAGCCAAAACATCGTTGTTGCAAACCACGGCTGTTGGTGGATCTACGTCCTTCATGATCGATTTGAAAACTTCTGTAGCCGCATCAAAATCAAATGGGCTCTCATAAACATGAACCGGCAAATTAGCATCTTCAACTGCTTTTGTATATCCAGCAAC
Protein-coding regions in this window:
- a CDS encoding TRAP transporter substrate-binding protein, translating into MERRKFLKGAALAGAATTLAAPAVAQGKTEMVIVSTWPRDFPGLGLPAQRLAARISELTDGRIDTQYFAAGERVGAFDSFDEVASGNAQAYIGADYYWKGKHPGWAPFTAIPFGMTYTEIDAWIKYAGGQELWDELAGEFGLKNFAMGNTGVQMGGWFNKEINSPDDLKGLKMRIPGLGGDVMSKLGASPVSLPGGQIYENLVSGAIDATEWVGPFNDYFMKFYEAAKYYYWPGMHEPGAQLALGMNASWWAGLSKNDQAIIEAACNEENARTMAETNANNGAYLNRLINDHGVQLREFNDDVYEAFGEAAQEVIEEARDHSPLSAKIYDAVVEKRDELGAWTSLSDMAYVQKRNAVLNQ
- a CDS encoding cache domain-containing protein, with the translated sequence MNFKTKLLVITVLPTILIALASTYIIDVLASRLAQSQAKAIEEFYLEQKQAELLNYVALAKNALTPSYGSYLKSERKAQYEARRIVRKMTFGEDNYFYIYDGNGTNIVNPRHTHLIGSNWIGLRDENGKTVIKDLIARAKTGDAYTYTWKKPSSGEYVDKLGFSVYLPKWDWMLGTGIYLDDVSDQIRKIQDQTEIRIGETRLIILLLALGSLILTAIILTLARVSEQRFADERLRLLTARIVDVQEEERKRVAHELHDGISQLLVSARYGLEAAVSKAKSVGVREPLDKSIQTIDDTINEVRRISMALRPSVLDDMGLVSAVKSLGAEYSKQTGISVHVNAKQPKKLITDETRIAVYRVIQEALTNADRHSKATEINISLKRERSRFLLLLEDNGVGISHHTKWPPTGSGLGIRNMQERIDAIGGTINFKNATPSGLIIEIGIPIDKKLEQTEK
- a CDS encoding response regulator transcription factor produces the protein MYGDGTIVVGSEHSISMNSQKIRLIIADDHDLVREGIHSRLVNEANIDLVGEAKNGREAVELCGLYEPDLLLLDISMPELNGLEAAKIIRQDMPDIKILFLSVYDNEEYVQEALRIGANGFVLKDASKAEMLNAIAMASEGATYLGPKLSKSLSQSMNGNANGRSGQSDYGLTNREKQVLSAISKGMPNKQIADSMKISVRTVESHRMSIREKTGGGNAVMLTKIAIELGL